A genomic window from Quercus lobata isolate SW786 chromosome 10, ValleyOak3.0 Primary Assembly, whole genome shotgun sequence includes:
- the LOC115965491 gene encoding vesicle transport protein GOT1 isoform X1 has translation MVYELTEQKKIGLGLIGFGIVFTFLGVVLFFDRGLLALSNIFCLTGVALLLGWRSTWNLFTNRANYKGSAAFLLGLFFLFVRWPIVGIILQIYGCIALFGGFWPSVKVFLYQIPVLGWIIQYPVLQLLDRLRGSS, from the exons ATGGTGTATGAACTAACTGAGCAAAAAA AGATTGGTTTGGGTCTCATTGGTTTTGGTATCGTTTTTACATTTCTTGGTGTAGTTCTATTCTTCGACAGGGGTTTACTTGCCCTTTCAAAT ATATTTTGCTTGACTGGGGTAGCCCTTTTGCTTGGTTGGCGTTCAACGTGGAACCTTTTCACTAACAGAGCAAACTACAAG GGTTCTGCAGCTTTTCTTCTAgggctcttttttctttttgttcggTGGCCAATAGTTGGTATAATCCTACAAATATATGGTTGTATTGCTCTCTTTGG CGGTTTTTGGCCATCTGTCAAGGTGTTTCTCTATCAGATTCCAGTTTTAGGATGGATTATACAGTATCCTGTTCTG CAGCTTCTTGATCGCCTGAGGGGCTCTAGTTGA
- the LOC115965491 gene encoding vesicle transport protein GOT1 isoform X2, translated as MVYELTEQKKIGLGLIGFGIVFTFLGVVLFFDRGLLALSNIFCLTGVALLLGWRSTWNLFTNRANYKGSAAFLLGLFFLFVRWPIVGIILQIYGCIALFGGFWPSVKVFLYQIPVLGWIIQYPVLLLDRLRGSS; from the exons ATGGTGTATGAACTAACTGAGCAAAAAA AGATTGGTTTGGGTCTCATTGGTTTTGGTATCGTTTTTACATTTCTTGGTGTAGTTCTATTCTTCGACAGGGGTTTACTTGCCCTTTCAAAT ATATTTTGCTTGACTGGGGTAGCCCTTTTGCTTGGTTGGCGTTCAACGTGGAACCTTTTCACTAACAGAGCAAACTACAAG GGTTCTGCAGCTTTTCTTCTAgggctcttttttctttttgttcggTGGCCAATAGTTGGTATAATCCTACAAATATATGGTTGTATTGCTCTCTTTGG CGGTTTTTGGCCATCTGTCAAGGTGTTTCTCTATCAGATTCCAGTTTTAGGATGGATTATACAGTATCCTGTTCTG CTTCTTGATCGCCTGAGGGGCTCTAGTTGA